The Oscillatoria acuminata PCC 6304 genomic interval TTTTAGGTTGCAATCCCACAATTTTTTCCAAAACCGATGACCCTTTTAAAATAATCACAGTAGGTACACTCCGCACCCCCCATTCCATTGCCAGTTCCGGATCTTCGGTCATATCAACCGTGACCAAATGAGTCTTTTCGGAATAATCAGTCACTAACTGCTCTAATACGGGTGCAAGGGTTTTGCAAGCCGAGCAGTGGGGGCCGATAAACTTAACGAGAATTAAAGTTTCAGAGTCTTGCTGCAACTCGATTATAGCTTCTCGTCCTTGATCTGTGGTACCCAAACGATTCGGGGTGAAATCTAACATTTTTTAATCTCCTATTTTTCAGAAAAACTGGGACAATTTTCTAACTTTGGAGTGGTCATAAAATGACTCTCCGGGCAGCCAATCGATGCAAAATATTAACCAAAAATCAGATTGATTGAAGCAATTCCAGCCTGAATTATTGTCTGATAACTGATTCAATCCGACAATCAGTTTATTCTCTACCCTGATTTACCTAACCGCCAAAGAACCATTGAGTTCCAGTAAATAGGTAGTAGGTTCCCGTCAAAATTAGGGCTAGACTGCCAAAGCGAATGAC includes:
- a CDS encoding thioredoxin family protein codes for the protein MLDFTPNRLGTTDQGREAIIELQQDSETLILVKFIGPHCSACKTLAPVLEQLVTDYSEKTHLVTVDMTEDPELAMEWGVRSVPTVIILKGSSVLEKIVGLQPKKVYVEAIQKGIE